AGCGGGCGGCAAGCTTATGTCATCTGTCCGCTGATTGAAGAATCGGAAAAACTGGATGTGCAAAACGCGATCGATATTCACGCGAAGCTGTCTAGCATGCTGGAGGGAATCCGGGTCGGCCTGTTGCATGGACGCATGTCCGCCGCGGAAAAAGATCAGGTGATGGCGGAGTTTTTAGCCAACCGCTGTCAGGTGCTGGTGTCCACAACGGTTATCGAAGTTGGCGTCGATGTGCCGAATGCGACGGTCATGCTGATTTATGACGCGGAACGCTTCGGATTATCTCAGCTGCACCAGCTCCGCGGCCGGGTCGGGCGCGGCCGGGAGCAATCTTACTGCATTCTGCTCGCGGATCCGAAAAGCGAAATCGGCAAAGAGCGGATGCGCGTCATGGCAACAACGAACGACGGGTTTGAGATAGCCCGGCGGGATTTGGAACTGCGCGGTCCCGGCGACTTTTTTGGCACGAAGCAAAGCGGCTTGCCGGAATTCAAGCATGCCGATTTGACGCATGATTTTCACCTGTTGGAGATGGCGCGAAACGATGCCGCCGAATTGGTTCGCATGAGCGCATTTTGGACGGATATCGAATATACGCCGCTGCGCGCGTTTCTGGAAAAGGAAAAGATTCGATCCGGCGCGCAGTTTGATTGAACCGCCATGATGATCGTCACGATTAAACCGCTGCCGGCATAGCATAGAGAATGTGGTACATTTTGCTGACAAGCGGCGGAGGTGGCGGTTATGGGGTATTTGCAGTATGGCATCAGCCGCAATTTGGTTGAGCGCGTCAAAAAAAAGCTGAAAAACCCGCAGCACAAAGAATACGTCAAGGCTGTGCTTAACGGCGTGACCAAGCAGGATTTGCAAAATCGCGCCAAGGTGAAGAAATTGCTCAATTTAATCGCAAACCGGTTGGATGAACCGATTGTCGAGGCGGAAAAAGAAGCGA
The window above is part of the Bacilli bacterium genome. Proteins encoded here:
- a CDS encoding stage VI sporulation protein F, producing the protein MGYLQYGISRNLVERVKKKLKNPQHKEYVKAVLNGVTKQDLQNRAKVKKLLNLIANRLDEPIVEAEKEA